GGACAACACACGTCGCAATTTCTCCAAGCCTGAGAAACCTTTTCCCTGTGCCCTTACCCATACCAATTACATAGAGACCTTTTGCGCCACTATTGTCTGCAACAATTAGTTTTGATCTTTTAATGAGCATTTAAGATACAACCTCCAAAACTTTAAAATGGACATCTTTTGAAAAAGGTTTTGATTCTATGATTTTGACGGTTTGACCAACCTTAACTTCTAGATCGTTATGCGCTTTAAATTTTTTGGTTCTTGTAATTTGCTTTTTGTACAGAGGATGCTTTATCTTGCTTGCTACATTAACAACGACTGTGTTTTGCATTTTGACAGAAACCACTGTACCTTGTTTAACTTGTGGCATTTTTGTCCTCCTTCGCTACTTTGTCTGCACTTATTTTTGCCGAAAGTATAGTCTTAGCTATTGCTATTTCTTTTCTCTTTGAATTTGCCATGTGTACGTTTTTAACTTTTCCCATTCTTGTTTCTAGCTGAGTGTTAGCAACTTCTTTTCTAAAATCTTGAATTGTTTTTTTAAGATCATCTACTGTTTTATTTTTTAAACTATCAAATTCGTTTTTTTTCATCTTTATCCTTTTGTTACTATTTTTGTCTTAAGTGGTAACTTATGAGCTGCAAGTCTCATTGCCTCCATGGCAACTTTTTCCTCTACTGCTCCCATTTCAAAAATGATTACTCCAGGTCTTACAACTGCAACGTATTGGTCAACGTCACCTTTACCAGAACCCATACGGGTTTCTGCTGGCTTTTTGGTAACAGGTTTGTCTGGAAAAATCCTAATCCAAATACGCCCACCTCTTTTGGTATAGTGAGTCATTGCGCGCCTTGCCGCTTCAATTTGCCTGGCAGTCACCCAACCCGCCGCCTGACTTTTGAGTCCATATGAACCAAAGGCGAGGACGCTGCCTCTTATCGAGACGCCACCCATTTTCCCTCTAAATTGTTTCCTAAATTTTGCTCTTTTTGGCGCTAACATGGTTTGCTCCTTTCAGTCGCAGAAAGTTTAAAGTTCAAAGTGCAAAGTTCAAAGTTAAGGAGGTTAACTTCGTTAACTTTTAATTTTATTGTTCGAGCGAAGTCGAGAACTTCCATAAATTTGATTTTTGACTTTTGATTTTTGATGTTGTTATTCATGCTTCTTGTTTTAATATCCAAACTTTTACTCCCACGATTCCTGCTTTTGGAACTTTAACGTGTATTTTGGCAAAGTCTATTTCCGCTCTAATTGTGTGCAGTGGTATGGCACCGTCTTTTACAGTTTCACGACGTGCTATTTCCGAACCACCAAGTCTTCCTGCAAGCGATATTCTTACGCCTTTTGCGCCCGATCTTTTTGCTCGTTCCAAAGATTGAGACATTACTCTCCTAAACGGTATTCTTCTTGTCAGCTGGTCGCCGATGTTTGTCGCAACCAGATAGGCATTTAGGTCCGGAGATTTAACTTCCTCAAATTTTATTTCTAATTTACCCGGATCCGAGATTTTAAATTTTTTGATTAACGCTTCTTTAAGTTGTTCAATCCCCGTACCTCCTCTGCCGATTGCGACACCGGGTCTTGCTACGTGAATAAATATGGTTCTTTTGTCGAAGGACCTTTCGATTTCTACTTCAGTTATACCTGCAGCTCTAAGGTTTTCCATTAAGTACTTTCTCAGCTGTTGATCTTCAAGTAGCTGCTTTGCGTATACTTCACCCTTTGGCGCAAACCATCTTGACTTCCAGGTGTAAACGGTTCCTAATCTGAATCCGAAAGGACTAACTTTTTGTCCCATTTTCCCCTCCTTCAATAACTTTTTCTTTTGGCTCTGACTTTGCTTTTGGCTGACCTTCAAGAACAATCCTTATGTGGCTTGTCCGTTTAAGAATCGGGTGAGCTCTGCCTCTTGAGACTGCTCTGTATCTTTTAAACACGGGTCCTTTTGTCACTATTATTGACTTGAACGATAATGTGCCTTCATCTAAATTAAAATTATTCTTGGCGTTTGCTATTGCCGATGCAATTACCTTCTTTACGGGTTTTGCCGCAGATTTGTCAACAAAATCCAGGACTGCAATGCCGTCAGCCGGTTTTACTTTTTTGATTTGATCAGTAACAATGCTGACTTTTTGCGGTGATATTCTTATGTTTTTAGCTGTTGCAATTACTTCCATTTGTAACCTCCGGTTACTTACTAATTTGAACTAATTTTGCTAATTTATACGAATATTTGTTCATATTCGGTTTAATTTGTTCGTATTCGTTAAAAAATTTCATTTTTTTGCTGATGATTTTTCTGTCATTTTGCCGTGTCCTCTAAAAGTTCTGGTTGGCGCGAATTCACCGAGCCTGTGACCTACCATTGGTTCGGAAACGAAAACATTAATGAATGTTCTGCCGTTATGAACGGAGAACGTATGATTTACAAATTCGGGCGCAATCTGGCTAGCCCTAGCCCAAGTTTTAATAGGTGCTTTTTGTGCAGCCTGTTTTTGGGCCATAACTTTCTTCATTAATTTTTCGTCAACGTATGGACCTTTCTTACTCGATCTACTCATTTTGACTTTAAGGGCAAACCTAACGGTTTTCCCTTAATATTCCCTTTCCCTTTATTGGACAAATTTGGACTGGCAAACCCAGATCCAAATTTTAATTTTAGATTTTTAAAATTAATTGTCATTTACGTCGTCTCGATAATATGAATTTGCTTGATGGCTTATTCCTGTTTCTTGTTTTCTTACCCATTGCCGGTTTACCCCATGGAGTTTTTGGATTCATTCCTGTGCCGGATTTTGCTTCTCCACCACCGTGTGGATGAGAACCGGGATCCATGGCAACACCTCTAACTTTTGGTTTCATGCCCATGTGTCTGGCCCTTCCCGCTTTTCCGATTGAAATCTTTTTCCATTCGACGTTTCCCACTTGGCCAACTGTTGCATAACAGGTAGCGTTAACTTTTCTGACTTCTTTTGAGGGAAGTTTTATGTGTACCCAAGTTCCTTCTTTTGCGGCAACTATTGCTCCCGCCCCTGCACTTCTAACGATCTGGCCGCCTCTGCCGGGAATGAGTTCTACATTGTGGATTACAGTCCCAATAGGCATTCTGCCAAGAGGTAGCGCGTTACCCGGTTTGATCACTGCAGCTTGGCCGCTGACCACGTTAATATTTACATTCAGACCAACTGGAGCAAGAATATATCTTTTTTCGCCGTCGACATAATGCAAAAGGGCGATATTTGCAGATCTGTTAGGATCGTATTCAATGCTAGCTACTTTTGCCATAATTTCCCTTTTGTTTCTTTTAAAATCTACTTGCCTAAAATTTCTTTTATGGCCGCCACCCTTTCCTCTGACCGACACTTTACCGGTGCCTGCCCTTCCCCCTGTTTTGTTGAGTGCGGAGACAAGAGTTTTTTCGGGCTTTGTTTTTGTTATTTCTTCAAACGTTAGCCCTGATTTAAATCTTTGTCCTGGTGTTGTTGGTCTGTAAATTTTAATTGCCATTTATTTTTCCTTCCCTTCTATATTTGCTATTTCGACGTCTTTTTCTTTGCCGGATGTTTTTGTTTTTTTGGAAGCGGTTTTTGGTGAAAGTATTGCAATCTTTTGGCCCGCTTTTAAAGTTACTATTGCTTTTTTGCCCCCTCCGCTTTTTGTGAATTTTTTAGTTTTGTTGACCCTTTTTGTTTTTGGTTTAACAGAGGCAATGTTTACGTTGACAACGTCTACTGAAAATAAGTTTTGGACATATTTTGCAATTTCTTCTTTTGTAGAGTGCTTTTCTACCATAAAAGTGTAGATACCTTTTTCCATGAGGCCATACGCTTTTTCAGAAAGTATTGCTTTTTGCACTATGTTTTTATTTGTCATTAAATTTTTCTACCGCCTCCTTCGAGAGTAAAAGGTTTCTTACTTGTAATACTCGATACGCGTTAAGTCCCTGAGGAGTGTCGATAAGAATTCCTTTGATATTTCTGGATGCGAGTTTTATATTTTGGCTTTTTTGTGAAACTACAAGTATCGTTTTTCCAGAAATTTCCAGCCTTTTCAAAAGATTTGCAACGATTTTTGTTTTTGGTTCAACTTTTTCTAAATTAGTAATTACTTTTATTTGTCCTGCTTCAGTTTTAGTGGAGAGAGCGGAGATTAATGCTTTGTGCTTCATTTTTTTAGGCAGGGATAACTTCACAATTTTTGTTTGTGGCCCAAATGTTATTCCTCCACCAACCCAAAGCGGAGACCTTCGAGACCCCGCTCGTGCCCTTCCTGTTCCCTTTTGTCTCCATGGCTTCGCTCCTCCACCTCTTACTTCACCACGGGTTTTGGTATTTGCAGTATTGCTTGCTTCATTGAACCTATAGATTCTGAGGGCTTGCGTTAAAAGCTTCTCGTTCGGCTCTTGACCAAATATTTCTTTTGGCAGTGCCACCACTCCGGCTGCCTTTCCTTGCATGTCGAAAGCTTTTGCACTTGGTCTTTTAACAGCCGCAGTTTTTGCGACAGGTTTTTTAGCAACTGCCACTTTTGGTTTTAGTTCAGTTTGAGCTTTAACACTTTCACTCATTTATCTTTCCCTCCGCTTTGATCAGGTCGTTCGACTCTGAGGGATGAGCCCTCGGGCTCAGATTCGATGAGACCTTCGTCTTTTTGCTCAGTTTTTTGGGGTTTTTCTTCCCCCTTTGGTTTATCGCCATCTTCGGACTTGCCTTCAGTCTTCTTTTCTCCTTCTCCTTCTCCTTCATCTTCATCCGGTTTTTCTTCCGGAGGCGCAATATATCTTTTAACTTTTCCTGTTTTTTCGATTATTAAATAGCCGTTTTTGGCGCCTGGCACTGCTCCTTTTACTAGTAGCAAGTTGTTGGCAATATCAACTTCTATTACTTCCAGCCCTATCGTTGTTGATTGTGCGCTCCCATAATGCCCCGCCATTTTTTTGCCTTTTAAAACCCGCCCCGGCGTTGTTCCCTGCCCGATAGATCCTGGAGCACGATGTCTGTCTGATTGTCCATGGGTTTTAGGACCTCCGTGGAATCCCCATCTTTTAATTCCCCCTGCAAAACCTTTTCCTTTTGATATTCCAGTTACTTTAACGGCATCTCCTTTTGCAAAAAGGGAGACAGTTATCTTATCTCCAATTTTTATTTCGCCTTCACTTTTAACTTCTTTTCTAAACTTTGGTGCGTAGCCAAGATCTGTTATAAATTTATTGTCAGTTTTTTTGACTTGTTTCTTTGTGCCAAAGC
This DNA window, taken from Candidatus Curtissbacteria bacterium, encodes the following:
- the rpmC gene encoding 50S ribosomal protein L29, translating into MKKNEFDSLKNKTVDDLKKTIQDFRKEVANTQLETRMGKVKNVHMANSKRKEIAIAKTILSAKISADKVAKEDKNATS
- the rplB gene encoding 50S ribosomal protein L2, producing the protein MAIKIYRPTTPGQRFKSGLTFEEITKTKPEKTLVSALNKTGGRAGTGKVSVRGKGGGHKRNFRQVDFKRNKREIMAKVASIEYDPNRSANIALLHYVDGEKRYILAPVGLNVNINVVSGQAAVIKPGNALPLGRMPIGTVIHNVELIPGRGGQIVRSAGAGAIVAAKEGTWVHIKLPSKEVRKVNATCYATVGQVGNVEWKKISIGKAGRARHMGMKPKVRGVAMDPGSHPHGGGEAKSGTGMNPKTPWGKPAMGKKTRNRNKPSSKFILSRRRK
- a CDS encoding 50S ribosomal protein L23, coding for MTNKNIVQKAILSEKAYGLMEKGIYTFMVEKHSTKEEIAKYVQNLFSVDVVNVNIASVKPKTKRVNKTKKFTKSGGGKKAIVTLKAGQKIAILSPKTASKKTKTSGKEKDVEIANIEGKEK
- the rplD gene encoding 50S ribosomal protein L4, coding for MSESVKAQTELKPKVAVAKKPVAKTAAVKRPSAKAFDMQGKAAGVVALPKEIFGQEPNEKLLTQALRIYRFNEASNTANTKTRGEVRGGGAKPWRQKGTGRARAGSRRSPLWVGGGITFGPQTKIVKLSLPKKMKHKALISALSTKTEAGQIKVITNLEKVEPKTKIVANLLKRLEISGKTILVVSQKSQNIKLASRNIKGILIDTPQGLNAYRVLQVRNLLLSKEAVEKFNDK
- the rplP gene encoding 50S ribosomal protein L16, yielding MLAPKRAKFRKQFRGKMGGVSIRGSVLAFGSYGLKSQAAGWVTARQIEAARRAMTHYTKRGGRIWIRIFPDKPVTKKPAETRMGSGKGDVDQYVAVVRPGVIIFEMGAVEEKVAMEAMRLAAHKLPLKTKIVTKG
- the rplV gene encoding 50S ribosomal protein L22, translated to MEVIATAKNIRISPQKVSIVTDQIKKVKPADGIAVLDFVDKSAAKPVKKVIASAIANAKNNFNLDEGTLSFKSIIVTKGPVFKRYRAVSRGRAHPILKRTSHIRIVLEGQPKAKSEPKEKVIEGGENGTKS
- the rplC gene encoding 50S ribosomal protein L3 — protein: MLNTIIGIKGEMKSGYDTRGQRIPVTVLRVEPNVIAQLRDKKVLLGFGTKKQVKKTDNKFITDLGYAPKFRKEVKSEGEIKIGDKITVSLFAKGDAVKVTGISKGKGFAGGIKRWGFHGGPKTHGQSDRHRAPGSIGQGTTPGRVLKGKKMAGHYGSAQSTTIGLEVIEVDIANNLLLVKGAVPGAKNGYLIIEKTGKVKRYIAPPEEKPDEDEGEGEGEKKTEGKSEDGDKPKGEEKPQKTEQKDEGLIESEPEGSSLRVERPDQSGGKDK
- the rpsQ gene encoding 30S ribosomal protein S17: MVSVKMQNTVVVNVASKIKHPLYKKQITRTKKFKAHNDLEVKVGQTVKIIESKPFSKDVHFKVLEVVS
- the rpsS gene encoding 30S ribosomal protein S19, translating into MSRSSKKGPYVDEKLMKKVMAQKQAAQKAPIKTWARASQIAPEFVNHTFSVHNGRTFINVFVSEPMVGHRLGEFAPTRTFRGHGKMTEKSSAKK
- the rpsC gene encoding 30S ribosomal protein S3; its protein translation is MGQKVSPFGFRLGTVYTWKSRWFAPKGEVYAKQLLEDQQLRKYLMENLRAAGITEVEIERSFDKRTIFIHVARPGVAIGRGGTGIEQLKEALIKKFKISDPGKLEIKFEEVKSPDLNAYLVATNIGDQLTRRIPFRRVMSQSLERAKRSGAKGVRISLAGRLGGSEIARRETVKDGAIPLHTIRAEIDFAKIHVKVPKAGIVGVKVWILKQEA